The Litoribrevibacter albus DNA segment GGTTTGTGTATGCCGTTGTGTGCCCCTTTACTGATTTTGTTCGCCGCCAGGGAAAATGGGCGATTTTGTTACTTCTGATTGTTGGTATATATCGGATCAGTGACATAACGATGGGAGTCATGGCTAATCCTTTTTATATTGATATGGGCTATACCAAATCGGAAGTGGCCAGTATTTCCAAAGTATTCGGATTTTTTCTGACAATGATTGGTTCCGCTTTTGGCGGTTTGATTGTGGTTAAGTATGGATTGCTGAGACCATTGTTACTGGGAGCAGGATTGGTAGCGATTACTAACTTACTGTTTGCTTTAATGGCTTGGTTCGCAGAACCTTCGTTAAGCTTGTTGGCCGTTGTGATCGGTGCGGATAACTTCAGTGGCGGTCTTGCAAACGTGGCATTTATTGCATTTCTTTCGAGCTTAACCAGCAGGTCTTTTACTGCAACGCAGTATGCACTGTTCAGCTCTTTAATGACGTTACCTGGGAAGTTTATTGGAGGGTATTCAGGTGTCGTGGTGGATCTGCACGGATATGAATGGTTCTTCATTTATGCAGCAACTATTGGCGTTCCTGCATTCTTATGTATTTTTTGGTTGCTTAAGAAACGCCCTGATTTGGATAAAGTAGCTACTCGGGACACCACTGATGAATCTTCAAATTAACTTTTCCATTCAAAAAGGAAATGCCTTCCTGTTCTAACAAGGATTTCTGAGTAATGTAGCGTTCACTGTCTTCAGAGAACGAAATCCTACCTTGACCATTAATTACCCGATACCACGGGAGTTTAGAGTCCTGAGGTAATTGTGATAACAGTTTGCCCACATAGCGCGCATGACTTGGAAAACCTGCCATTTTTGCAATTTTTCCATAAGTGGTGACTTTTCCTTTCGGAATTTGTCCCAATATATATAGCACTGCATCGTGAAATTCTTGCTTGGAAATGGCCACGTATTAATTTCTCGTAGTGGAATAAATTCTCAATGGGAGTCTGTGAAAGATGCGCTGGTTGTTTCTACTGTTTTGTACCTTGCCCGTAATTGAACTCATCATATTACTCAAAGTAGGGAGTTGGCTAGGCGTTTGGCCAACCGTGGGGCTTATTTTAGGTACGGCCTTTATTGGTGTGAATTTACTGAGACAGCAAGGATTAAAGACATTTAGTCGGGCAAACCAACGTCTTGCTCAGGGCGAAATGCCAGCGACGGAAATGGTTGAAGGCATTGTTTTGGCTATTGGCGGTGCGTTGCTGCTAACCCCAGGCCTAGTTACCGATGTCATTGGCTTTAGTTGTTTATTGCCGGGAACCCGCCATGTGTACATAGCGTTCGGAATGGAACGAATGAAAGTTGTGGCCACACGCAGTGTCTATACTTCATCGGTCCATACTCAGGGCGATTTTATGAATCAAGGTGGTTTTCAACAGCCGCACAGATCTCAACATACTCAATCAACCAATGCCAGTCGACAAGGGCATGATGTTATTGAAGGTGAGTTTGAAAGAAAAAAATAAAAAAATTCCAGGATTACCCTTGAATTCTGTTTTGCCGTCCCTAGATAGGGATTATCAAAATTTTGCACTGAAAAGTGCAGTTAACCAATAACGTTAAACATATTAAGTGGGAGACACTTAACAATGAAAATTCGTCCACTAGGTGATCGTGTTGTTGTTCGTCGTAAGGAAGAAGAGACTAAGTCTGCTGGCGGTATTGTATTGCCAGGTTCTGCGACAGAAAAACCTAACCAAGGTGAAGTGTTGGCTGTAGGCAACGGTCGTGTTTTGGATAACGGTGATGTTCGTCCAGTAGAAGTAAAAGTTGGCGACACTGTGCTATTTGGCGGTTATGTTCAGAACACTGTAACTGTTGATGGCGAAGAACTATTGGTTCTTAGCGAAGCTGAAATTTTTGGCGTACTTGAAGCATAAGCAACTAAGCTTAAACCTCTTCAAGTTTGTGGACTGTCTGTGACGTGTGAATGTATCCACAGGCAATGGAATCAGAATTTTTATATTAGGTAATAAAAATGGCAGCTAAAGACGTATTGTTTGGTAACGACGCTCGTCAAAAAATGTTGGCAGGTGTAAACATCCTTGCTGACGCAGTAAAAACAACTTTGGGTCCAAAAGGTCGTAACGTTGTATTGGATAAATCTTTCGGTGCTCCAACCGTAACTAAAGACGGTGTATCAGTAGCTAAAGAAATCGAACTTCAAGACAAGTTCGAGAACATGGGCGCTCAAATGGTTAAAGAAGTAGCGTCTCAAGCAAATGACCAGGCTGGTGACGGTACAACTACCGCTACTGTTCTTGCTCAAGCTTTGGTTAACGAAGGTCTTAAGTCTGTTGCTGCAGGCATGAACCCTATGGATCTTAAGCGTGGTATCGACAAGCTATCTGCTGCAGTTGTTGAGCAGTTGAAAGAAATGGCAGCGCCATGCTCTGACTACAATGCAATTAAACAAGTAGCGACTATTTCTGCTAACTCTGATGATGCAGTAGGTACTGTAATCGCAGATGCAATGGAAAAAGTAGGCCAAGACGGTGTGATCACTGTTGAAGAAGGTTCTGGTTTTGAAGACGAGCTAGACGTAGTTGAAGGTATGCAGTTTGATCGTGGCTACCTATCTCCTTACTTCATCAACAACCAAGAGTCTATGAGTGCAGAGCTTGAAAACCCATTCATTTTGCTGGTTGACAAGAAAATCTCTAACATCCGCGATCTTCTTCCAGTACTGGAAGGTGTAGCGAAAGCATCTCGTCCGCTTCTAATTGTTGCAGAAGACGTTGAAGGCGAAGCATTGGCAACTTTGGTTGTTAACAACATGCGTGGCATTGTTAAAGTTGCTGCTGTTAAAGCACCTGGTTTCGGTGATCGTCGTAAAGCAATGCTTCAGGACATCGCAATCCTGACTGCAGGTACTGTGATCTCTGAAGAAGTTGGTATGTCTCTGGAAACTACAACTCTTGAGCACCTAGGTTCAGCTAAGCGTGTTACTTTGACTAAAGAAAACACTGTGATTGTTGATGGTGCGGGTGATAAAGAAGACATTAACGCTCGTGTTGCACAGATCCGTGCTGAAATCGAACAATCTACTTCTGATTACGACAAAGAAAAGCTACAAGAGCGTGTTGCTAAACTAGCGGGCGGTGTGGCAGTAATTAAAGTAGGTGCTGCTTCTGAAGTAGAAATGAAAGAGAAAAAAGCACGTGTAGATGATGCTCTTCATGCAACTCGCGCAGCGGTTGAAGAAGGTGTTGTTGCTGGCGGTGGTGTTGCGCTTGTTCGTGCACTAACTAAAGCGGGTGAGGTTGAAGGTGCAAACGAAGACCAGAACGTTGGTGTTGCTTTGGCACGTCGTGCGCTTGAAGCTCCATTGCGTCAAATCGTTGCAAACTGCGGCGAAGAAGGTTCTGTAGTACTTGAGAAAGTAAAAGAAGGCGAAGGTAACTTTGGTTACAACGCTGCTAAGGGTGAATACGGCGATATGATCGAATTTGGTATTCTTGATCCTGTTAAAGTAACTCGCTCTGCACTACAAGCTGCTTCTTCTGTTGCTGGTCTTATGATCACAACTGAAGCTATGGTTGCAGATGCTCCTCAAGAAGGTGGTGCGCCTGCAATGCCTGATATGGGTGGCATGGGTGGTATGGGCGGAATGATGTAATTCTAGCCTCAGCCTGAAAAAGCCTCGCAAATGCGAGGCTTTTTTTTGTCTATAATCTAATAGTTTTAGATTGGCTTGGTTAGTACGCGTTTTTTGTAACACTTTTATCTGGATTTTTCTGAGTTTACGTTACATACCAGTCATAAACATCCTTGAGAATATGCAACAAAGTAGAAAATCTGCATTTTTACCCACAAGGGTGGTTGTGCTGAGTATGAGCCTCTCTATAATAGATCAGCTCAGAATAATAATAGCTTCAAGGATGAGTAGAGGATTCTCTTTTGTGGTCAGCAGTTAAAGCAGCTCGTTGGTATGTCTTTTTGACAGTCTTGCTGTTTATTTTTTTCCTTATTGTTTATATGCCTGCTCAGTTTGCTTTAATGCTCGCTGGGGATACGCTTGCTCGCTCTCCTGTAAAAATTGATTCTGTTTCAGGCTCGGTATGGAAAGGGCGGGGTATTGCGTCTTACCAGAACTTACGTGGGGATATTGAATGGTCGGTGAATGGATTGTCTTTATTGACCTTACATCCTGAAATTGCATTAAACCTCAAAGTCGGTAGAGAAACAGAGATTAGCGCAAAGGTTAAAGTATCTGATTCAACGCTTAGCCTGAACAATCTCTCAGGTTCATTACAGGTTCCATTGTTAAATCCTTACTTGAAAGCACAACGAGTGTCAGGTCAGGGCGTCGTCAAATTATATGATCTATCGATAGATATTGATCATAGTGCCAAGCTGATCAACAACGCAGAAGGCCGGTTGTTATGGCAAGATGCCAAAGCAAGTTATCCTGGACCTAAAGGTATTGAAAGTATCAGCTTACCGGATGTGGCTGGTCGCTTATCTCATGATGATAAAGGCGCTGTACTGAATGTCTTGTCTGGTAAAGATGGTGCTGCGTTAGCATCTGTTTTCGTGATGAATCAAGGCTGGGCTGGAATTAAAGTTCGTAAACGTAGTGTTGATATGGTCGGGCAAACTTGGGTCGGAAATCAGCAGCCTGATGATGTGATTTTCCAAGTCCGAGAGAAACTGTGGTAGGGCGTGAGTGGTGGCTCGATAGATGTTAGTAAGCGTAACTCCTGAAAATATTTTACTGCTGATCAAGAAAGCCAAGGTTGTTCTGACTTTGGTCTTTTGTTTTTGGTTAGCAAATATAGCTGCGCAAGCCGTGTGGATGACTGTGTCACCTGAACCTTTACCTCAGGTTTCGGCATCTACGGCTATTGCTGACGGTAGTGGAGACCGTTCTGAAGCTTCTGCAGTTAGTATTGTGAGCGATTTATTGTTTGGTGAGGCGCCTAAAGAGACCGTGGCTGCTCAAACGGAAGTCGTGGATGCGCCAAAAACGCGTTTGAGGTTGAAGTTATTGGGTGTGTTTGTTGGCCAAACAGAGGCTGCATCAACCGCTATTATTTCTGAACAGGGTAAACCTGATGCGGATTTCTATCATGTTGGTGACACTATTCAGAGTGGCGTGGTTCTGGAGCAGGTTCACTCAGACCGTGTGATTTTAAATCGGAATGGACGCCTGGAAGCTCTATATTTTGATGATGCTGAGAAATTGTTAGAAGCGACGGCGCAAGCGCCAAAACCAGATATTAAAGCAAAGCTCAAATCGGAAATTAATTCGGTTGAGCAATTTTCTTCAGTAGCTAAAAAACAGTGGAACAAAAACCCTTTATCTGCTCTTGGCGCTGTTGGCTTTGAGCCCGTTAGTAAAGATCAGGCCCTTGGGTATCGGTTTTCCGGGCAAAATCCGATGATGGAGCGCTATGGAGTTCAGAAGGGTGACATCATTCGTTCGGTGAACGGAATTGATGTGGGTGATGTAGGTTCAGATGGTGACTATCTGGACGAAGTATTTGAACAAGGTCAGGCGAGCGTTTTAGTTGAACGAGGCTCTCGTCAGTTTGAAATTACAGTGCCTTTGAAATAAAGGCCGGTCTGCCAGTGATGGA contains these protein-coding regions:
- a CDS encoding MGMT family protein; protein product: MAISKQEFHDAVLYILGQIPKGKVTTYGKIAKMAGFPSHARYVGKLLSQLPQDSKLPWYRVINGQGRISFSEDSERYITQKSLLEQEGISFLNGKVNLKIHQWCPE
- a CDS encoding FxsA family protein — protein: MRWLFLLFCTLPVIELIILLKVGSWLGVWPTVGLILGTAFIGVNLLRQQGLKTFSRANQRLAQGEMPATEMVEGIVLAIGGALLLTPGLVTDVIGFSCLLPGTRHVYIAFGMERMKVVATRSVYTSSVHTQGDFMNQGGFQQPHRSQHTQSTNASRQGHDVIEGEFERKK
- a CDS encoding co-chaperone GroES, whose product is MKIRPLGDRVVVRRKEEETKSAGGIVLPGSATEKPNQGEVLAVGNGRVLDNGDVRPVEVKVGDTVLFGGYVQNTVTVDGEELLVLSEAEIFGVLEA
- the groL gene encoding chaperonin GroEL (60 kDa chaperone family; promotes refolding of misfolded polypeptides especially under stressful conditions; forms two stacked rings of heptamers to form a barrel-shaped 14mer; ends can be capped by GroES; misfolded proteins enter the barrel where they are refolded when GroES binds), which codes for MAAKDVLFGNDARQKMLAGVNILADAVKTTLGPKGRNVVLDKSFGAPTVTKDGVSVAKEIELQDKFENMGAQMVKEVASQANDQAGDGTTTATVLAQALVNEGLKSVAAGMNPMDLKRGIDKLSAAVVEQLKEMAAPCSDYNAIKQVATISANSDDAVGTVIADAMEKVGQDGVITVEEGSGFEDELDVVEGMQFDRGYLSPYFINNQESMSAELENPFILLVDKKISNIRDLLPVLEGVAKASRPLLIVAEDVEGEALATLVVNNMRGIVKVAAVKAPGFGDRRKAMLQDIAILTAGTVISEEVGMSLETTTLEHLGSAKRVTLTKENTVIVDGAGDKEDINARVAQIRAEIEQSTSDYDKEKLQERVAKLAGGVAVIKVGAASEVEMKEKKARVDDALHATRAAVEEGVVAGGGVALVRALTKAGEVEGANEDQNVGVALARRALEAPLRQIVANCGEEGSVVLEKVKEGEGNFGYNAAKGEYGDMIEFGILDPVKVTRSALQAASSVAGLMITTEAMVADAPQEGGAPAMPDMGGMGGMGGMM
- the gspN gene encoding type II secretion system protein N; translation: MWSAVKAARWYVFLTVLLFIFFLIVYMPAQFALMLAGDTLARSPVKIDSVSGSVWKGRGIASYQNLRGDIEWSVNGLSLLTLHPEIALNLKVGRETEISAKVKVSDSTLSLNNLSGSLQVPLLNPYLKAQRVSGQGVVKLYDLSIDIDHSAKLINNAEGRLLWQDAKASYPGPKGIESISLPDVAGRLSHDDKGAVLNVLSGKDGAALASVFVMNQGWAGIKVRKRSVDMVGQTWVGNQQPDDVIFQVREKLW
- a CDS encoding type II secretion system protein N, yielding MLVSVTPENILLLIKKAKVVLTLVFCFWLANIAAQAVWMTVSPEPLPQVSASTAIADGSGDRSEASAVSIVSDLLFGEAPKETVAAQTEVVDAPKTRLRLKLLGVFVGQTEAASTAIISEQGKPDADFYHVGDTIQSGVVLEQVHSDRVILNRNGRLEALYFDDAEKLLEATAQAPKPDIKAKLKSEINSVEQFSSVAKKQWNKNPLSALGAVGFEPVSKDQALGYRFSGQNPMMERYGVQKGDIIRSVNGIDVGDVGSDGDYLDEVFEQGQASVLVERGSRQFEITVPLK